A single region of the Streptomyces sp. NBC_00236 genome encodes:
- a CDS encoding VOC family protein, which yields MPQMIFVNLPVKDLETTKGFFGKLGYSFNPQFSDEHTACLVISDTIFAMLLEEPRFKDFTKKEITDASTHTEVILALSAESREKVDELVDTALASGGSPANETQDLGFMYGRSFQDPDHHIWEVIWMDPAAVEAGGQPA from the coding sequence ATGCCTCAGATGATCTTCGTGAACCTGCCGGTCAAGGACCTGGAGACGACCAAGGGCTTCTTCGGCAAGCTGGGTTACTCCTTCAACCCCCAGTTCAGCGACGAGCACACCGCCTGTCTCGTCATCAGTGACACGATCTTCGCCATGCTCCTGGAGGAGCCGCGCTTCAAGGACTTCACCAAGAAGGAGATCACGGACGCCTCGACACACACCGAGGTGATCCTGGCGCTGAGCGCCGAGAGCCGCGAGAAGGTGGACGAGCTGGTGGACACCGCGCTCGCCTCCGGCGGATCGCCCGCCAACGAGACCCAGGACCTCGGCTTCATGTACGGCCGCTCCTTCCAGGACCCGGACCACCACATCTGGGAGGTCATCTGGATGGACCCGGCGGCCGTCGAGGCCGGCGGCCAGCCGGCCTGA
- a CDS encoding alkaline phosphatase PhoX, with protein sequence MERRTFLRTAVVGGSAAAFGGTLWRGAAFAGPAQPATGPYGALQAANGNGILLPSGFTSRIIARSGQTVAGTSYAWHSAPDGGATFADGSGWIYVSNAEVSSGSGGGASAVRFNSSGTVTSAYRILSGTNNNCAGGRTPWNTWLSCEEVSRGFVYETDPWGVNAAVQRPALGRFKHEAAAADPDHGYVYLTEDETDGRFYRFRPTTWGNLSSGTLQVLVAGTGTSGPVTWATVPDPDGSPTLTRYQVSGAKVFNGGEGCFYAAGTCWFTTKGDNRVWAYDANASSISLAYDDSLVTGGSAPLTGVDNVTRSASGDLYVAEDGGNMEICLITPDDTVAPFLRISGQSGSEITGPAFSPDGTRLYFSSQRGTSGSSSGGITYEVTGPFRG encoded by the coding sequence GTGGAACGTCGGACCTTCTTGCGCACAGCGGTTGTCGGCGGCTCGGCGGCGGCCTTCGGCGGCACCCTGTGGCGGGGTGCCGCCTTCGCCGGCCCCGCCCAGCCGGCCACCGGCCCGTACGGCGCGCTGCAGGCCGCCAACGGCAACGGCATCCTGCTGCCGAGCGGCTTCACCAGCAGAATCATCGCCCGCTCGGGGCAGACCGTCGCCGGCACCTCGTACGCCTGGCACAGCGCGCCCGACGGGGGCGCCACGTTCGCCGACGGCAGCGGCTGGATCTACGTCTCCAACGCCGAGGTCTCATCGGGCAGCGGCGGCGGGGCGAGCGCGGTGCGCTTCAACTCCTCCGGAACCGTCACCTCCGCCTACCGGATCCTGTCCGGCACCAACAACAACTGCGCGGGCGGCCGCACCCCGTGGAACACCTGGCTGTCCTGCGAGGAGGTCAGCCGCGGATTCGTCTACGAGACGGACCCGTGGGGCGTGAACGCCGCCGTGCAGCGCCCGGCGCTGGGCCGCTTCAAGCACGAGGCCGCGGCGGCCGACCCGGACCACGGGTACGTCTACCTCACCGAGGACGAGACGGACGGCCGCTTCTACCGCTTCCGCCCCACCACCTGGGGCAACCTGTCCTCCGGCACCCTCCAGGTCCTGGTGGCGGGCACCGGCACCTCGGGCCCGGTGACCTGGGCAACGGTCCCCGACCCTGACGGCTCGCCCACCCTGACCCGCTACCAGGTCTCCGGCGCCAAGGTGTTCAACGGCGGCGAGGGCTGCTTCTACGCGGCGGGCACCTGCTGGTTCACCACGAAGGGCGACAACCGGGTGTGGGCGTACGACGCGAACGCGTCCAGCATCTCGCTCGCCTACGACGACTCCCTGGTCACCGGTGGCAGCGCCCCGCTCACGGGCGTCGACAACGTCACCCGGTCCGCGTCGGGTGACCTGTACGTCGCCGAGGACGGCGGAAACATGGAGATCTGTCTGATCACCCCGGACGACACCGTCGCCCCGTTCCTGCGGATCAGCGGCCAGTCCGGCTCGGAGATCACCGGACCGGCGTTCTCCCCGGACGGCACCCGGCTCTACTTCTCCTCGCAGCGCGGGACGAGCGGAAGCTCCTCCGGCGGCATCACGTACGAGGTCACGGGGCCGTTCCGCGGCTGA
- a CDS encoding ArsR/SmtB family transcription factor gives MLRIHVSGWDLSKVRMATGPDALWETILSFHRLRDRRASTVFGKWRAEARPRLNGEVRLLSAVVPPRGYFPDFLTPSREGAEPMDFTTGMEALRDTPPERLRAELAVLGAQAAAGGRGAARQAVRPVALDALGEGRAEPLGRLIGVLRAYHRAAVEPYWPHIQASVEADRALRGRALLDGGAEELLASLPPVIRWRAPVLEADYPVDRELHLDGRGLLLQPSFFCRGTPVVYRDPLLPPVLVYPVTHAAAPVFAEPGPWLGRLLGNTRSTVLRVIGDGCTTSELARRAGVSLASASQHACVLREAGLVHTLRHGSSVLHTLTPLGGSLLRGGAPVTVS, from the coding sequence GTGTTGCGTATCCATGTCTCCGGGTGGGACCTTTCCAAGGTGCGGATGGCCACCGGGCCGGACGCATTATGGGAGACCATTCTCAGCTTTCACCGGCTGAGGGACCGGCGGGCTTCCACGGTGTTCGGGAAATGGCGCGCGGAAGCGCGACCGCGGTTGAATGGTGAAGTACGTCTGCTGTCTGCCGTGGTTCCACCGCGCGGCTATTTCCCGGACTTCCTGACGCCTTCTCGGGAAGGCGCCGAACCGATGGACTTCACCACGGGAATGGAGGCCCTGCGCGACACCCCGCCCGAGCGGCTGCGGGCCGAACTGGCGGTGCTCGGCGCCCAGGCGGCGGCCGGCGGCCGCGGTGCGGCCCGGCAGGCGGTCCGGCCCGTGGCGCTGGACGCGCTGGGCGAGGGCCGGGCGGAGCCCCTGGGCCGGCTCATCGGCGTGCTGCGCGCCTACCACCGGGCCGCCGTCGAGCCGTACTGGCCGCACATCCAGGCCAGCGTCGAGGCCGACCGTGCCCTCCGAGGCCGCGCACTCCTGGACGGCGGCGCCGAAGAGCTGCTCGCCTCGCTCCCGCCGGTGATCCGCTGGCGGGCACCCGTACTGGAGGCGGACTACCCGGTCGACCGGGAGCTCCACCTGGACGGCCGCGGCCTGCTCCTCCAGCCGTCGTTCTTCTGCCGCGGCACCCCGGTCGTCTACCGCGACCCGCTGCTCCCTCCGGTGCTCGTCTACCCCGTCACCCATGCCGCCGCCCCGGTCTTCGCCGAACCGGGTCCCTGGCTCGGCCGGCTGCTCGGGAACACCCGCTCGACGGTCCTGCGGGTCATAGGCGACGGCTGCACGACCAGTGAACTCGCCCGCCGGGCCGGCGTGTCCCTCGCCTCGGCCAGCCAGCACGCATGTGTGCTGCGCGAGGCGGGCCTGGTCCACACCCTGCGCCACGGCAGCTCGGTCCTGCACACGCTCACCCCGCTGGGCGGCTCGCTGCTGCGGGGCGGTGCACCGGTCACCGTGTCCTGA